The following proteins come from a genomic window of Paramicrobacterium humi:
- the pstB gene encoding phosphate ABC transporter ATP-binding protein PstB: MSKRIEINDLDVYYGAFKAVEDVSLTIEPRTVTAFIGPSGCGKSTFLRTLNRMHEVIPGAYVDGEVLIDGNNLYDPGVDPVAVRRQIGMVFQRPNPFPTMSIKENVLAGVKLNNKRMSRSDQDDLTEKALRGANLWNEVKDRLDKPGSGLSGGQQQRLCIARAIAVEPDVLLMDEPCSALDPISTLAIEDLIEEMKQDYTIVIVTHNMQQASRVSDRTAFFNIAGTGKPGKLIEYDDTHTIFTTPSVQATEDYVSGRFG; this comes from the coding sequence GTGTCCAAGAGAATAGAAATCAACGACCTCGACGTGTACTACGGCGCTTTCAAAGCCGTGGAGGATGTCTCCCTCACGATCGAGCCGCGCACCGTTACGGCGTTCATCGGCCCGTCCGGCTGCGGCAAGTCGACGTTCCTGCGCACGCTCAACCGCATGCACGAGGTCATCCCCGGCGCATACGTCGACGGCGAGGTGCTCATCGACGGCAACAATCTGTACGACCCGGGTGTGGACCCGGTCGCCGTGCGCCGGCAGATCGGCATGGTGTTCCAACGCCCGAACCCGTTCCCGACGATGTCGATAAAGGAGAACGTGCTCGCGGGCGTCAAACTCAACAACAAGCGCATGTCGCGCTCCGACCAGGATGATCTCACCGAGAAGGCGCTGCGCGGAGCGAACCTGTGGAACGAGGTCAAGGATCGCCTCGACAAGCCGGGTTCCGGGCTCTCGGGCGGTCAGCAGCAGCGCCTGTGCATCGCTCGAGCGATCGCCGTCGAGCCGGATGTCCTGCTCATGGACGAGCCGTGCTCGGCGCTCGACCCGATCTCGACTCTCGCGATCGAGGACCTCATCGAGGAGATGAAGCAGGACTACACGATCGTCATCGTGACGCACAACATGCAGCAGGCCTCACGCGTCTCCGACCGCACGGCGTTCTTCAACATCGCCGGCACCGGAAAGCCCGGGAAGCTCATCGAGTACGACGACACACACACGATCTTCACGACGCCGAGTGTTCAGGCGACCGAGGACTACGTCTCGGGACGTTTCGGCTAA
- a CDS encoding DNA-directed RNA polymerase subunit beta: MSRDYHKPTKFPSGMFEAFEGGMDPAESSRIAHETARALLSRVRADPDPGIIDRLIRFTDEHGIDTIAELWSHATSRSLPGSLWRIYLLRLLIRQDPHMCGVIFQRGTEELSTIDPVVAGAAAPTGPGEIIELADRILRGVFEGDFTIALERAAAYCRVSAAGATSIADDLESTEPQRATELTRRAVRYAQFARDLTSAARLWRLDSLD, from the coding sequence ATGAGCCGGGACTATCACAAGCCGACCAAGTTCCCCTCGGGCATGTTCGAGGCGTTCGAGGGCGGCATGGACCCTGCCGAGTCGAGCCGTATCGCGCACGAGACGGCTCGAGCTCTGCTGTCACGGGTGCGGGCGGACCCGGACCCCGGCATCATCGACCGGCTCATCCGCTTCACCGACGAGCACGGCATCGACACGATCGCCGAGCTGTGGTCGCATGCGACGAGCCGGAGTCTGCCGGGGAGCCTGTGGCGCATCTACCTGCTGCGGCTGCTCATCCGCCAGGACCCGCACATGTGCGGCGTCATCTTCCAGCGCGGCACCGAGGAGCTGTCCACGATCGACCCGGTCGTCGCCGGGGCGGCCGCTCCGACCGGGCCAGGGGAGATCATCGAGCTCGCCGACCGCATCCTCCGCGGGGTGTTCGAGGGGGACTTCACGATCGCGCTCGAGCGTGCGGCGGCATACTGTCGGGTGTCGGCCGCGGGTGCCACGAGCATCGCCGACGACCTCGAGTCGACAGAGCCGCAGCGTGCGACGGAGCTTACGCGACGCGCCGTGCGCTACGCCCAGTTCGCCCGGGACCTGACATCGGCGGCGCGGCTGTGGCGCCTCGACTCGCTCGACTGA
- the pstA gene encoding phosphate ABC transporter permease PstA, which produces MAATTALPNTYATGRLAKPAPWLILVGSMAVSLLAFVLLEVAGTTESLNITGAIVVGAILFAVLLFVSSWLIEGSRRAKDRLITTLVSAAFLIALAPLISLVITVIVSGSQRFDLTFFTWSMRNIVGEGGGFIHAITGTVLMTLTAAVISVPVGLLTSIYLVEYGRGPLARAITFLVDVMTGIPSIVAGLFAYAAFALLFGPGTKIGFAGAVSLAVIMIPVVVRSSEDMLRVVPNELREAALALGVPRWLVILKVVLPTSIAGITTGVMLAIARVIGETAPLLVAAGFTNNMNYNLFEGRMQSLPVAVYNSYVSQGTDSQSYLDRAWAGALTLILIVMLLNIIARLIARYFAPKTGR; this is translated from the coding sequence ATGGCCGCCACCACTGCACTGCCCAACACGTACGCGACGGGCCGACTCGCGAAGCCGGCTCCGTGGCTCATCCTCGTCGGCTCGATGGCCGTCTCGCTCCTCGCCTTCGTCCTGCTGGAGGTCGCGGGCACGACCGAGTCGCTGAACATCACGGGCGCCATCGTTGTCGGCGCCATCCTCTTCGCCGTGCTGCTGTTCGTGTCCTCCTGGCTCATCGAGGGCTCACGGCGCGCGAAGGACCGCCTGATCACGACACTCGTCTCGGCGGCGTTCCTCATCGCCCTCGCGCCGCTAATCTCCCTCGTCATCACGGTCATCGTGAGCGGGTCGCAGCGCTTCGACCTGACGTTCTTCACGTGGTCGATGCGCAACATCGTGGGCGAGGGCGGCGGCTTTATCCACGCGATCACGGGTACGGTGCTCATGACGCTCACGGCCGCCGTGATCTCGGTCCCCGTCGGACTGCTCACCTCGATCTACCTCGTCGAGTACGGTCGCGGACCGCTCGCGAGGGCCATCACGTTCCTCGTCGACGTCATGACCGGCATCCCGTCGATCGTCGCCGGCCTGTTCGCGTACGCCGCCTTCGCGCTCCTGTTCGGGCCCGGCACGAAGATCGGCTTCGCCGGGGCTGTCTCGCTCGCGGTGATCATGATCCCCGTCGTCGTGCGCTCGAGCGAGGACATGCTCCGCGTCGTGCCGAACGAGCTGCGGGAAGCGGCGCTCGCTCTCGGCGTCCCGCGCTGGCTCGTGATCCTCAAGGTCGTGCTGCCGACCTCGATCGCGGGAATCACCACGGGCGTCATGCTCGCCATCGCGCGCGTGATCGGCGAGACCGCTCCCCTGCTCGTCGCAGCGGGCTTCACGAACAACATGAACTACAACCTGTTCGAAGGCCGCATGCAGAGCCTGCCCGTCGCGGTGTACAACTCATATGTGAGCCAGGGAACCGACTCGCAGTCCTACCTCGACCGCGCGTGGGCCGGCGCGCTCACCCTCATCCTCATCGTGATGCTGCTCAACATCATCGCGAGACTCATCGCCCGATACTTCGCCCCCAAGACGGGCCGCTGA
- a CDS encoding anti-sigma factor: protein MSNENQMSATAAAPTTKSGRAAPARSDDADWKQHKAERKAAKRGGKKWYAQPLAATLAAAAVAVSIVLASWFTGLIENGNQLPQALKLAQVNAQSDVLRSQVVLADGEDTATLVWSRKIDSAVLLVEGLPAIGSGDYRVWYAVGDEMVAAGTLHVDHSGSETWAVLEGDISAAGAVIVTADDADAAAPSAVPLVEISL, encoded by the coding sequence GTGAGCAACGAGAACCAGATGTCGGCCACCGCCGCAGCGCCCACCACGAAGTCCGGCCGCGCGGCGCCCGCTCGCTCCGATGACGCGGACTGGAAGCAGCACAAGGCGGAGCGCAAGGCCGCCAAGCGCGGCGGCAAGAAGTGGTACGCGCAACCGCTCGCCGCAACGCTCGCAGCCGCCGCGGTCGCCGTGTCGATCGTGCTCGCGAGCTGGTTCACGGGCCTCATCGAGAACGGCAACCAGCTTCCGCAAGCGCTCAAGCTCGCGCAAGTGAACGCGCAGAGCGACGTCCTGCGCTCCCAGGTCGTGCTCGCCGACGGCGAGGACACGGCAACGCTCGTGTGGTCACGGAAGATCGATTCAGCCGTGCTTCTGGTCGAGGGGCTTCCCGCCATCGGCAGCGGCGACTACCGGGTCTGGTACGCCGTCGGCGACGAGATGGTGGCGGCCGGTACGCTGCACGTCGACCACTCCGGGTCCGAGACCTGGGCAGTGCTCGAGGGCGACATCAGTGCGGCCGGAGCCGTTATCGTCACGGCTGACGACGCGGACGCCGCCGCACCGAGCGCGGTCCCGCTCGTCGAGATCTCCCTCTGA
- a CDS encoding A1S_2505 family phage non-structural protein, with protein MHIEKLEPGEVFVFGANATGAHGAGAARTAYEKFGAVWGQGNGLQGQSYGIDTMSGREVMAREVDVFLDFARQHPELTFLVTPIGCGIAGYTPAEVAPLFGDVPENVVLPEQFTEVLGD; from the coding sequence ATGCACATCGAGAAGCTCGAACCCGGCGAGGTCTTCGTCTTCGGCGCGAACGCGACGGGGGCGCACGGCGCCGGCGCCGCCCGCACAGCCTACGAGAAGTTCGGTGCCGTGTGGGGCCAGGGCAACGGGCTCCAGGGGCAGTCCTACGGCATCGACACGATGAGCGGGCGCGAGGTCATGGCGCGCGAGGTCGACGTGTTCCTCGACTTCGCCCGTCAGCATCCGGAACTGACCTTCCTCGTCACGCCGATCGGCTGTGGCATCGCCGGGTACACGCCCGCGGAGGTCGCGCCGCTGTTCGGGGACGTGCCGGAGAACGTCGTGCTGCCGGAGCAGTTCACCGAGGTCCTCGGTGACTGA
- a CDS encoding thiamine pyrophosphate-binding protein, with protein sequence MPTVARRIAETLSAHLTDVFGVMGNGNAYLLDALDDTPARYTALRHEAGAVAAADAYFRTSGRIAAATATYGAGFSNTVTPLAEAVQAHTPLVLVVGDAPTTGARPWDVDQTAIAAAVGARTFTVSRSDAATTTRAALEHALNHRTAVVLAIPYDLAGAEASDADDDAERPLRLAPALHPAPEPLERAAEALRGARRPLILVGRGAWLAGAGPALDALADRLGALTTSSALGRGLLSPGSDIGVAGGFGQDEAMRLAAEADVVVAAGAGLNQFTTRFGFLFGESATVIQLDVADTATNPRVDCFVTGDARLTAEALLDRLGDAPSTGWRDSVGDLAGLHRREPGDVAAPDGLLDPRSLTARLERALPAERTVVTDGGHFLGWVNTYLTVSAPDRFAMVGTAYQTIGLGLPSMVGAAAARPDELTVLCTGDGGGLMALADLESTIRRVRRGLIVVYNDAAYGAEVHLYGLAGFAEDPMLIPAADFAGMARSLGARASTVASLDDLAEVETWLADGAEGVFLLDCRVSRSIRAPYQDEIIAQNGTLFEAASVSA encoded by the coding sequence ATGCCTACCGTCGCCCGCCGCATCGCCGAAACCCTTTCCGCCCACCTCACCGACGTGTTCGGCGTCATGGGCAACGGCAACGCCTACCTTCTCGACGCCCTCGACGACACGCCCGCGCGCTACACGGCACTACGACACGAGGCCGGAGCCGTCGCCGCCGCCGACGCGTACTTCCGCACAAGCGGCCGCATCGCCGCCGCGACCGCGACCTACGGCGCCGGCTTCTCCAACACCGTCACGCCGCTCGCGGAGGCCGTGCAAGCGCACACTCCCCTCGTGCTCGTCGTCGGCGACGCTCCCACGACGGGGGCCCGCCCCTGGGACGTCGACCAGACCGCGATCGCCGCGGCGGTCGGAGCCCGCACCTTCACCGTGAGCCGATCGGATGCCGCGACGACGACGCGCGCCGCGCTCGAGCACGCCCTTAACCACCGCACCGCCGTCGTTCTCGCGATCCCGTACGACCTCGCGGGCGCGGAGGCCTCGGACGCGGACGACGACGCCGAGCGGCCCCTGCGGCTCGCTCCCGCGCTGCACCCGGCGCCGGAGCCGCTCGAGCGCGCCGCGGAGGCGCTCCGCGGCGCGCGACGCCCGCTCATCCTCGTCGGCCGCGGCGCCTGGCTCGCCGGCGCCGGTCCCGCGCTCGACGCGCTTGCCGACCGACTCGGCGCGCTCACGACGAGCTCCGCGCTCGGCCGCGGCCTGCTCTCCCCCGGCTCCGACATCGGCGTCGCCGGCGGATTCGGGCAGGACGAGGCCATGCGCCTCGCCGCCGAGGCCGACGTCGTCGTCGCCGCCGGCGCCGGGCTCAACCAGTTCACGACGCGCTTCGGCTTCCTCTTCGGCGAAAGCGCGACGGTGATCCAGCTCGACGTCGCCGACACGGCGACGAACCCGCGCGTCGACTGCTTCGTCACCGGCGATGCTCGCCTGACCGCCGAAGCGCTCCTCGACCGCCTCGGCGACGCTCCCTCGACGGGCTGGCGCGACAGCGTGGGCGACCTGGCGGGGCTGCACCGGCGCGAGCCCGGCGACGTGGCGGCGCCCGACGGGCTGCTCGACCCGCGCAGCCTCACGGCGCGCCTTGAGCGCGCGCTGCCGGCCGAGCGCACCGTCGTCACCGACGGCGGGCACTTCCTCGGCTGGGTCAACACCTACCTCACCGTGAGCGCCCCCGACCGGTTCGCGATGGTCGGCACGGCCTACCAGACCATCGGTCTCGGCCTGCCGAGCATGGTCGGCGCCGCCGCCGCGCGCCCGGACGAGCTCACGGTGCTGTGCACGGGCGACGGCGGCGGGCTCATGGCCCTCGCCGACCTCGAGTCGACCATTCGACGCGTGCGCCGCGGACTCATCGTCGTCTACAACGACGCCGCGTACGGCGCCGAAGTGCACTTGTACGGTCTCGCAGGCTTCGCCGAGGACCCCATGCTCATCCCCGCCGCCGACTTCGCCGGAATGGCGCGCTCGCTCGGCGCTCGAGCCTCCACCGTCGCCTCACTCGACGACCTCGCCGAGGTCGAGACCTGGCTCGCCGACGGCGCGGAGGGAGTCTTCCTCCTCGACTGCCGCGTGTCGCGCAGCATCCGTGCGCCGTATCAGGACGAGATCATCGCCCAGAACGGCACGCTCTTCGAAGCGGCATCCGTCTCGGCCTGA
- a CDS encoding class I SAM-dependent methyltransferase, whose amino-acid sequence MTDSSEDRRTAWEERYNSSERIWSGAANAALVDVAGALEPGRALDLGCGEGADAIWLTGRGWRVTGVDISQTALDRARVDATTAGIEPRHIDWVCADLTTWQPEGSFDLASACFLHDTHGFERAPVIARAAASIVPGGHLLIVSHAEMPPWANAHHHGQMPTAEEEARMVETAGGVWEAAIVEVRRRQATGPGGQRAELADNVVLMRRAAR is encoded by the coding sequence GTGACTGATTCGAGCGAGGATCGCCGCACCGCCTGGGAGGAGCGCTACAACTCAAGCGAGCGCATCTGGTCCGGCGCGGCGAACGCCGCCCTCGTCGACGTCGCCGGGGCGCTCGAACCGGGGCGCGCTCTCGATCTCGGCTGCGGCGAGGGCGCCGACGCTATCTGGCTCACCGGGCGCGGCTGGCGCGTGACGGGCGTCGACATCTCGCAGACGGCTCTCGACCGCGCTCGCGTCGACGCGACGACGGCGGGGATCGAACCGAGGCACATCGATTGGGTGTGCGCGGATCTCACGACGTGGCAGCCGGAGGGATCGTTCGACCTCGCCTCGGCGTGCTTCCTGCACGACACGCACGGCTTCGAGCGCGCCCCCGTCATTGCTCGGGCCGCCGCGAGCATCGTGCCGGGCGGGCACCTGCTGATCGTCTCGCACGCGGAGATGCCGCCGTGGGCGAACGCGCACCATCACGGGCAGATGCCGACCGCCGAGGAAGAGGCGCGCATGGTCGAGACGGCGGGCGGCGTGTGGGAGGCAGCGATCGTCGAGGTGCGGCGGCGACAGGCGACAGGACCCGGCGGTCAGCGAGCCGAGCTCGCCGACAATGTCGTGCTCATGCGCCGCGCGGCTCGGTGA
- a CDS encoding ABC transporter ATP-binding protein, whose translation MSTTSTPRRSPFGRSRGDDGPRATFRELLPYLFEHKGPLWAALILGLFGALASLAQPLLVSQVIQLVEKGDPLGALVWALVALVVISALISGYQHYLLQRMGEGVVLSSRRRLVARLLHLPIAQFDSRRTGDLVSRVGSDTTLLRAVLTQGLVEAIGGAVTFIGAIIAMLIIDPVLLGLTAGVIALSIVVVGALAGRIRTASARTQKKVGDLTASIERAISSVRTIRASNATAREIATVDEDATGAWRMGIRVAKVSALVVPVAGVAMQASFLVVLGVGGFRVASGAITIASLVAFILFLFMMIMPLGQAFGAVSATNQALGALGRIQEIIRLPREADDDAAVAASLTDPGVASPDAPAIAFDNVTFAYPDAAAAVHDDSENTEKRRPGDAVLRGVSFEVPRGRRTALVGPSGAGKSTILGLIERFYDATGGSIRVGGVDIRALDREQLRAGIGYVEQDAPVLAGSIRDNLLLASPDATDADCIRVLHAVNLDDVLARNPLGLDAPVGEDGIMLSGGERQRLAIARSILSAPPILLLDESTSSLDGVNEQKMREAIDAVATGRTLIVIAHRLSTVVDSDSIVVLDEGRVVGAGTHSELVDSTPLYRDLAKHQLLV comes from the coding sequence ATGAGCACCACTTCCACTCCCCGACGCTCCCCCTTCGGCCGCTCCCGCGGCGACGACGGACCACGCGCCACGTTCCGCGAACTCCTGCCGTACCTGTTCGAGCACAAGGGCCCGCTGTGGGCGGCGCTGATCCTCGGACTGTTCGGCGCGCTCGCCTCGCTCGCACAGCCGCTGCTCGTGAGCCAGGTGATCCAGCTCGTCGAGAAGGGTGATCCGCTCGGCGCCCTCGTGTGGGCGCTCGTGGCGCTCGTCGTGATCTCGGCGCTCATCTCGGGCTACCAGCACTACCTGCTTCAGCGCATGGGCGAGGGCGTCGTGCTGTCGAGCCGCCGGCGGCTCGTCGCGCGCCTGCTGCACCTGCCGATCGCGCAGTTCGACTCGCGCCGCACGGGCGACCTCGTGTCCCGCGTCGGCAGCGACACGACCCTGCTTCGCGCCGTGCTCACGCAGGGCCTCGTCGAGGCGATCGGCGGCGCCGTGACGTTCATCGGCGCGATCATCGCGATGCTCATCATCGACCCGGTGCTGCTCGGGCTCACCGCCGGCGTCATCGCCCTGTCGATCGTGGTCGTCGGCGCGCTCGCGGGACGCATCCGCACAGCGAGCGCGCGCACGCAGAAGAAGGTCGGCGACCTCACCGCCTCCATCGAGCGGGCGATCAGCTCGGTGCGCACGATCCGCGCCTCCAACGCGACGGCGCGCGAGATCGCCACCGTCGACGAGGACGCCACGGGCGCGTGGCGCATGGGCATCCGCGTCGCGAAGGTCTCGGCGCTCGTGGTCCCGGTCGCGGGCGTGGCCATGCAGGCCTCGTTCCTCGTCGTGCTCGGCGTCGGCGGTTTCCGCGTCGCGAGCGGCGCCATCACGATAGCGAGCCTCGTCGCGTTCATCCTGTTCCTGTTCATGATGATCATGCCGCTCGGTCAGGCGTTCGGCGCCGTGAGCGCGACGAACCAGGCGCTCGGCGCGCTCGGCCGCATCCAGGAGATCATCCGGCTGCCGCGCGAGGCCGACGATGACGCCGCCGTCGCGGCATCCCTCACCGATCCAGGCGTCGCCTCCCCCGATGCTCCTGCGATCGCGTTCGACAACGTGACGTTCGCGTATCCGGATGCCGCCGCCGCGGTGCACGACGACAGCGAGAACACCGAGAAGCGGCGCCCGGGCGACGCCGTGCTTCGCGGCGTGAGCTTCGAGGTGCCGCGCGGTCGCCGCACGGCCCTCGTCGGTCCGTCGGGAGCGGGGAAGTCCACGATTCTCGGCCTCATCGAGCGCTTCTACGACGCGACGGGCGGCAGCATCCGCGTCGGCGGTGTCGACATCCGCGCGCTCGACCGCGAGCAGCTGCGCGCGGGCATCGGCTACGTCGAGCAGGACGCTCCCGTGCTCGCGGGGTCGATTCGCGACAACCTGCTGCTCGCTTCCCCCGACGCCACCGACGCCGACTGCATCCGGGTGCTGCACGCCGTGAACCTCGACGATGTGCTCGCTCGCAACCCGCTCGGCCTCGACGCGCCCGTCGGGGAGGACGGCATCATGCTCTCCGGCGGCGAGCGCCAGCGGCTCGCGATCGCGCGGTCGATCCTCTCGGCCCCGCCGATCCTGCTGCTCGACGAGTCGACGTCGAGCCTCGACGGAGTGAACGAGCAGAAGATGCGCGAGGCGATCGACGCCGTCGCGACCGGGCGCACCCTCATCGTGATCGCACACCGGCTCTCCACGGTCGTCGACAGCGACAGCATCGTCGTTCTCGATGAGGGCCGCGTCGTCGGTGCCGGAACGCACTCCGAGCTCGTCGACTCGACGCCGCTGTACCGCGACCTCGCGAAGCACCAGCTGCTCGTGTGA